In Rhizobium sp. ARZ01, a genomic segment contains:
- a CDS encoding AtpZ/AtpI family protein, translated as MKGGRRESLEERMQRLDAELAKRRADDSAGDAAEEKAAESRKGYAVAMKLSSEFVAAVIVGALLGYLMDRFAGTAPWGMIVLLLLGFCAGVLNVMRSAGLVASPHPVDRMAGRDAGDKTNKDGA; from the coding sequence ATGAAAGGCGGCCGCAGGGAAAGTCTGGAAGAACGCATGCAGCGCCTTGACGCGGAACTCGCGAAAAGGCGCGCCGATGACAGCGCAGGCGATGCCGCCGAGGAAAAGGCGGCCGAAAGTCGCAAGGGCTACGCGGTTGCGATGAAGCTCTCGAGCGAGTTCGTCGCCGCGGTCATCGTAGGTGCGCTTCTGGGGTACCTGATGGACCGTTTCGCCGGGACTGCGCCGTGGGGCATGATCGTGCTCCTGTTGCTCGGTTTCTGCGCGGGTGTGCTGAACGTAATGCGGTCGGCGGGTTTGGTGGCTTCGCCCCATCCTGTCGACAGGATGGCCGGCAGAGATGCTGGAGACAAGACGAACAAGGATGGCGCGTAA
- a CDS encoding F0F1 ATP synthase subunit A codes for MSNDPTHQFLVNKIVPIEIGGIDFSFTNSSLFMVASAAVAAGFLYMTTSQRGIIPSRMQSVSEMSYEFIASMLREGAGSHGMKFFPMVFSLFMFILTANLLGMVPYFFTVTSQIIVTFALAIFVIGTVILYGFYKHGFGFLKLFVPHGVPGILLPLVVAIEIISFLSRPISLSVRLFANMLAGHITLKVFAGFVTSLSALGALGIGGAILPLIMTVAITGLEFLVCFLQAYVFAVLTCMYLNDAVHPGSH; via the coding sequence GTGTCCAACGATCCGACCCATCAGTTTCTGGTCAACAAGATCGTTCCGATCGAAATTGGCGGAATCGATTTCTCCTTCACCAATTCGTCGCTGTTCATGGTCGCCTCCGCCGCTGTCGCTGCGGGCTTCCTCTACATGACGACGTCGCAACGCGGCATCATTCCGAGCCGCATGCAGTCCGTCTCGGAAATGTCCTATGAGTTCATCGCCTCGATGCTGCGCGAAGGTGCTGGCAGCCATGGCATGAAGTTCTTCCCGATGGTCTTCTCGCTGTTCATGTTCATCCTGACGGCGAACCTGCTCGGCATGGTGCCCTATTTCTTCACTGTCACCAGCCAGATCATCGTGACTTTCGCGCTCGCGATCTTTGTCATCGGCACGGTCATTCTCTACGGCTTCTACAAGCATGGATTCGGCTTCCTGAAGCTGTTTGTGCCACATGGCGTGCCGGGTATTCTTCTGCCGCTGGTCGTCGCGATCGAAATCATCTCGTTCCTTTCCCGTCCCATCAGCCTCTCGGTTCGTCTGTTCGCAAACATGCTGGCCGGCCACATCACGCTGAAGGTTTTCGCAGGCTTCGTTACGTCGTTGAGCGCGCTCGGTGCGCTCGGCATCGGTGGTGCGATCCTGCCGCTCATCATGACCGTCGCAATCACCGGTCTTGAATTCCTCGTCTGCTTTCTCCAGGCCTATGTCTTCGCGGTACTGACGTGCATGTACCTCAACGACGCTGTGCATCCGGGAAGCCACTAA
- a CDS encoding F0F1 ATP synthase subunit C, whose amino-acid sequence MEAEAAKFIGAGLACFGMAGTALGLGNIFGNYLAGALRNPSAADGQFGRLVFGFAVTEALGIFSLLVALLLLFAV is encoded by the coding sequence ATGGAAGCGGAAGCAGCAAAGTTCATCGGCGCAGGTCTCGCATGCTTTGGTATGGCCGGCACGGCCCTCGGCCTCGGCAACATCTTCGGCAACTACCTCGCCGGCGCTCTGCGCAATCCGTCTGCTGCTGACGGCCAGTTCGGCCGCCTCGTATTCGGCTTCGCCGTTACGGAAGCTCTGGGCATCTTCTCGCTGCTCGTCGCTCTGCTGCTGCTCTTCGCCGTCTAA
- a CDS encoding F0F1 ATP synthase subunit B: MSATAAKAESTPITIAQAETTTQTAPAGDAHQAAPATDAHGAAAPAGDLHTETGVAHGEEPGSGVFPPFDASTFPSQLLWLAITFGVFYLIMSKVIVPRVGSILETRHDRIAQDLDEAARLKNEADSAIATYEQELADARSKGHAIASEARDAAKAKADAERQKIEESLNGKIAAAETRIAGIKEKALADVGAIAEETAAAVIEQLIGGKTTKTEIAAAVKSAAAK, from the coding sequence ATGTCTGCGACCGCGGCCAAGGCCGAGTCCACCCCAATCACGATCGCTCAGGCCGAGACCACGACGCAAACGGCTCCGGCAGGCGACGCACATCAGGCTGCTCCGGCAACCGATGCCCACGGCGCTGCCGCTCCTGCGGGCGACCTGCACACAGAGACAGGCGTCGCGCACGGCGAAGAGCCTGGAAGCGGTGTCTTCCCGCCGTTCGACGCCTCTACGTTTCCCTCCCAGCTCCTGTGGCTGGCGATCACCTTCGGCGTCTTCTATCTGATCATGTCCAAGGTCATCGTGCCGCGTGTTGGTTCGATCCTCGAGACGCGCCACGACCGCATTGCGCAGGACCTCGACGAGGCAGCCCGCCTGAAAAACGAGGCGGACAGCGCGATTGCGACCTATGAGCAGGAATTGGCCGACGCCCGTTCAAAGGGCCACGCCATTGCTTCGGAAGCACGTGACGCTGCCAAGGCCAAGGCTGACGCCGAGCGCCAAAAGATCGAAGAAAGCCTCAACGGCAAGATTGCCGCCGCCGAGACCCGCATTGCCGGGATCAAGGAAAAGGCACTCGCCGACGTCGGCGCGATCGCCGAAGAAACTGCTGCGGCTGTCATCGAACAGCTGATCGGCGGAAAGACCACCAAGACCGAAATCGCGGCTGCGGTGAAATCGGCGGCAGCGAAGTAA
- a CDS encoding F0F1 ATP synthase subunit B: MAFDATFYAFVGLVLFLALIVYLKVPGMMGKSLDQRAEKISNELAEAKRLREEAQSLLAEYQRKRKEAEAEAAAIVATAQREAEALTAEAKQKTEEYVARRTALSEQKIKQAEVDAINAVRSTAVDLAISAAENVLSSKADAATSKSLFDKAVSEVKARLN; the protein is encoded by the coding sequence ATGGCATTTGATGCAACTTTCTACGCCTTCGTCGGTCTTGTCCTTTTCCTGGCGCTGATCGTGTACCTCAAGGTTCCTGGCATGATGGGCAAGTCCCTCGACCAGCGGGCTGAGAAGATCTCGAACGAGCTCGCGGAGGCCAAGCGCCTGCGTGAGGAGGCCCAGAGCCTGCTGGCCGAATACCAGCGCAAGCGCAAGGAAGCCGAGGCCGAGGCTGCCGCCATCGTGGCGACTGCCCAGCGCGAGGCCGAGGCGCTGACCGCCGAAGCCAAGCAGAAGACCGAAGAATACGTCGCCCGTCGCACGGCGCTGTCGGAGCAGAAGATCAAGCAGGCCGAAGTCGACGCGATCAACGCCGTTCGTTCCACTGCCGTCGATCTCGCCATCAGCGCAGCCGAGAACGTGCTTTCGAGCAAGGCCGACGCTGCCACCAGCAAGTCGCTGTTCGACAAGGCCGTCTCGGAAGTGAAGGCTCGCCTGAACTGA
- a CDS encoding ribonuclease HII, translated as MPRRATTDSPLLFDLPEGPDFLMELAARKAGQWPVAGADEAGRGPLAGPVVAAAVILDPERIPDGLHDSKQLTAAKRTILFEAILKTATVAVASSSARRIDTTDIRKASLDAMRRAVSALPIRPGLVLTDGLDVPPGLCCDGRAVVKGDARVLSIAAASIVAKVVRDRMMTCAETTFPDYGFSAHAGYATERHRDAIGQFGPCALHRMSFRPLRAGEVD; from the coding sequence ATGCCACGCCGCGCGACCACCGATTCCCCCCTCCTCTTCGACCTTCCCGAAGGCCCGGACTTCCTGATGGAACTGGCCGCCCGCAAGGCCGGTCAGTGGCCGGTTGCCGGTGCCGATGAAGCCGGGCGCGGTCCGCTCGCAGGCCCCGTTGTGGCGGCGGCCGTCATCCTCGACCCGGAAAGAATTCCGGACGGCCTTCATGATTCCAAGCAACTGACTGCCGCAAAGCGCACCATCCTCTTTGAGGCGATCCTCAAGACCGCGACCGTTGCGGTCGCTTCCAGCAGCGCCCGGCGCATCGACACGACCGATATCCGCAAGGCCAGCCTCGATGCCATGCGGCGAGCGGTCAGCGCCCTTCCCATCCGGCCTGGCCTCGTGCTCACCGACGGGCTGGACGTCCCGCCTGGTCTATGTTGCGACGGCCGGGCGGTCGTAAAGGGGGACGCACGTGTGCTTTCGATCGCAGCGGCCTCGATCGTTGCCAAGGTGGTTCGGGACCGAATGATGACCTGCGCGGAAACGACCTTTCCCGACTATGGCTTTTCCGCGCACGCCGGCTATGCCACCGAACGCCATCGCGACGCGATCGGCCAGTTCGGTCCATGCGCACTGCATCGAATGAGCTTTCGGCCGCTTCGCGCCGGTGAGGTTGACTGA
- a CDS encoding PA0069 family radical SAM protein: MTELQILREGALAPANTVDIADALMAQTGLRVDVDRRRGRGAGLNFSGRFEPRTRESFDDGWQSLEDLPPFKTDVQVEKPRSIITRNDSPDIPFDRSVNPYRGCEHGCIYCFARPSHAFMGLSAGLDFEAKLFAKPDAPRLLERELSKPGYRPRAIAIGTNTDPYQPIEKEWRVMRQILEVLEAADHPVSIVTKSALIMRDLDILSRMATKGLAWVGLSVTTLDRKLARSMEPRAATPARRLEAMRTLSEAGIPVSVMVAPIIPGLNDHEIERILDSGKTAGAQEASYVLLRLPLEVSPLFRDWLLREYPDRYRHVMSLVRSMRGGKDYDAEFGKRMKGAGPYAWQIARRFELATKRLKLNRIRRSLSTDLFTPPSGSGVQLSLL, from the coding sequence ATGACCGAACTGCAAATCCTCAGGGAGGGCGCGCTTGCGCCAGCCAATACGGTCGATATTGCCGATGCATTGATGGCGCAGACAGGCCTGCGCGTCGATGTGGACCGGCGTCGCGGACGCGGGGCCGGGCTCAACTTTTCCGGCCGTTTCGAACCACGGACGCGCGAGAGCTTTGATGACGGCTGGCAATCGCTGGAGGATCTTCCACCCTTCAAGACTGACGTTCAGGTGGAGAAGCCGCGTAGTATCATCACGCGAAACGACTCTCCGGACATTCCCTTCGATCGTTCGGTCAATCCCTATCGCGGCTGCGAGCACGGCTGCATCTACTGCTTTGCCCGCCCTTCGCATGCCTTCATGGGGCTTTCCGCCGGGCTGGACTTCGAAGCGAAGCTTTTTGCCAAGCCGGATGCGCCGCGACTGCTGGAACGAGAACTGTCCAAGCCCGGCTATCGCCCCCGGGCGATAGCAATCGGGACCAATACGGACCCTTACCAGCCGATCGAGAAAGAATGGCGCGTCATGCGCCAGATCCTCGAAGTGCTGGAAGCAGCCGACCATCCGGTCTCCATCGTCACCAAGTCCGCCCTTATCATGCGCGATCTCGACATCCTCTCACGCATGGCTACAAAAGGGCTCGCCTGGGTCGGCTTGTCGGTCACGACGCTCGACCGCAAGCTGGCCCGCAGCATGGAGCCGCGCGCTGCGACGCCCGCGCGGCGGCTGGAGGCGATGCGCACATTGTCGGAGGCCGGCATTCCGGTCAGTGTCATGGTGGCGCCGATCATTCCCGGCCTGAACGATCATGAGATCGAGCGCATCCTCGACTCCGGCAAGACCGCCGGCGCCCAGGAAGCAAGTTATGTGCTCCTGCGCCTGCCGCTCGAGGTCAGCCCGCTATTTAGGGACTGGCTGCTGCGCGAGTATCCGGATCGTTATCGCCACGTCATGTCGCTCGTCCGCTCGATGCGGGGTGGCAAGGACTATGACGCCGAGTTCGGCAAAAGGATGAAGGGCGCCGGTCCCTATGCCTGGCAGATTGCGCGGCGCTTCGAACTGGCGACGAAGAGGCTCAAGCTGAACCGGATCCGCCGTAGCCTTTCGACTGATCTGTTCACACCGCCTTCGGGCAGCGGCGTACAGCTTTCGCTTCTGTAG